In Acidobacteriota bacterium, the genomic window GAGATCGCATATGAGCCAGAACATCTCTCCTCATCTGGTTCGGATCGTGGATGATCTTCCGGCCAATTCCGTTGTTTTTCAGGTCGTTCCATACATATTCATCCGGATTCAGTTCCGGCGAATACGGAGGAAGGAAATACAATCTCAGTCGTTTCGACTCCGAGGCGAC contains:
- a CDS encoding transposase encodes the protein VASESKRLRLYFLPPYSPELNPDEYVWNDLKNNGIGRKIIHDPNQMRRDVLAHMRSLQRSPNLIKSFFQSPSTAYAA